Proteins from one Hyperolius riggenbachi isolate aHypRig1 chromosome 2, aHypRig1.pri, whole genome shotgun sequence genomic window:
- the ZNF654 gene encoding zinc finger protein 654 isoform X2: MLSLFELLLFFGKDEFYETPLKDILGSVQECHDLLLHYDNTDLRLAVCVIKDGGPWEDPVLQAILKGKTEPEDIVDRYLMSENELFFEFRVRYLIALERISEAVALITTCLSHPEVSKNLYYHQAYFTCLYMTKLTDKLLPEHVLRIDPSDGVKIICSIEKEGKTALAMQLTEAFLVTQLQTGKMYSVWELVFIWSKLQLKTNPSQEAFVEQCYNMLRIAANVKVIFPFMKVIRDEVGEAGVQLSVELCGCALQLDLHDDNEAKCLIYKAVAHLFPTDLEICRICALSVFFLQRTVESYRDVERLYKCSDEDYNEFNSCVENRVRFELLPILKRGLLFDPEFWNFEMIQQNCIQLLGNNADSLLAVTEPSNNMNQAFGDKAGTDTMSPKPLDNVVQQTLPLEDSIMGLRNGILKHKEASHKLKLLINSKENHVVQGSYKNEHNVPWHPCILCKKEFLGGHIFRHAQTHQEGGVFTCVLCARKFRNKINMLRHLKFHLKKLQRQHMTNLSADSAGSPIESYSDNSQVNLSEESWLTLQNGNTSISSNEGLTTDDLEEPAKEFVTPGKNQHKDRKLEHLNHSVATQTSFTSDVSNADEIAAAFGETEVEQEFKGDVTECIKLNGSLYAKSDPVVNSNTTYPCPAQGCNRLFDRVRALNKHARKAHPMDVNVQQHIMAWNKGKCRFCLRKFSNARHFIDHLKRHIYPKVYCCPQQGCTESFKFALQLSEHKASHTTFKVQCDFANCTEVFEKISLLHEHEALHYEQTDGEGGTPLPNEKPVGFIPTDSVPQLDSAGNQQLMASSKKAKTKRAVSKKRERKKAENKQTKTEKAETIQTESKKTETIPRETKKLKHVPEEMADLPVPIWKSRKDVIEPKTYKQTEKKINGEVQINEQAFETSHDISETSINLDMVQETPPASLAVVSSGCTVQEQTVAQVGESLPTENRTETDTNRTLESNTAEDSELTSTANDEPSVLPKPNPVNKSLPLFSGHPFRRPLPSSYLDEQYISMPKRRKSNQDHKVEVRKVPDTPPEKLRCGKCLTNYGNSEELKQHLAQKKCQSYFGFDSDDESAW; encoded by the exons atgct GAGTCTCTTTGAATTGCTGCTGTTTTTTGGAAAAGATGAGTTTTATGAAACTCCTTTGAAGGACATTCTTGGTTCAGTCCAG GAATGCCATGACCTTCTATTGCACTATGATAACACAGACCTGCGACTGGCCGTGTGTGTCATAAAGGATGGAGGCCCCTGGGAGGATCCCGTATTACAAGCTATTCTCAAAGGAAAAACTGAACCTGAAGACATCG TGGACAGATACCTGATGTCTGAGAATGAGCTGTTCTTTGAATTCAGAGTGAGGTACCTCATTGCACTGGAGCGCATTTCCGAGGCTGTTGCTCTGATCACCACCTGCCTGAGCCATCCTGAAGTCAGCAAAAACCTCTATTACCATCAGGCCTACTTCACGTGCTTGTATATGACTAAGCTAACAGACAAGTTGCTTcctgag CACGTGCTGAGAATAGACCCCAGCGACGGTGTGAAAATCATCTGCAGCattgaaaaagaaggaaaaacagCCTTAGCCATGCAGCTGACTGAGGCTTTTCTGGTTACACAGCTGCAAACTGGAAAAATGTATAGTGTTTG GGAACTGGTTTTTATTTGGAGCAAGCTTCAATTAAAGACGAACCCCTCACAGGAAGCATTTGTTGAACAATGCTACAACATGCTGAGGATCGCTGCCAATGTTAAAGTTATATTTCCCTTCATGAAAGTCATCAGGGATGAG gttggTGAAGCCGGAGTTCAGCTTTCTGTGGAGCTGTGTGGATGTGCGCTACAACTGGATCTCCACGATGATAATGAAGCGAAATGTCTTATTTATAAAGCTGTCGCTCACCTTTTCCCCACCGACTTGGAGATCTGCAGAATCTGCGCTCTGTCTGTATTCTTTCTCCAGCGGACTGTAGAGTCCTACAGGGATGTGGAACGTTTGTACAAATGCTCCGATGAGGATTACAACGAGTTTAACAGCTGTGTGGAGAACCGGGTACGCTTCGAATTGCTTCCAATCCTCAAGAGGGGCTTATTGTTTGATCCAGAATTCTGGAACTTCGAGATGATCCAGCAGAACTGCATTCAACTGCTTGGCAATAACGCTGACTCGCTTTTAGCTGTAACAGAACCTTCAAACAACATGAACCAAGCATTTGGGGATAAGGCTGGCACGGATACAATGTCTCCAAAACCCTTGGACAATGTGGTCCAACAAACGTTGCCTCTGGAGGACTCTATCATGGGGTTACGTAATGGAATATTAAAGCACAAAGAAGCTAGCCACAAGCTGAAACTTCTTATCAATTCTAAGGAAAATCATGTAGTGCAAGGATCCTATAAGAACGAGCATAATGTTCCCTGGCATCCCTGTATATTGTGTAAGAAAGAGTTTTTGGGTGGTCACATATTTAGGCATGCCCAGACCCACCAGGAAGGAGGCGTCTTTACATGTGTCTTGTGTGCTCGGAAGTTCAGGAACAAAATCAACATGCTTCGACATTTAAAGTTCCACCTAAAGAAACTGCAAAGGCAACATATGACAAATTTGTCTGCAGATTCCGCAGGCAGTCCCATAGAGTCGTATTCAGATAACAGCCAGGTTAACTTGTCCGAGGAGTCCTGGCTGACTTTACAAAATGGAAACACTAGTATTTCTAGCAATGAAGGATTAACCACAGATGACCTCGAAGAGCCTGCTAAGGAATTTGTCACTCCTGGTAAAAACCAACATAAGGACCGTAAACTAGAACATTTAAATCACTCGGTAGCTACCCAGACGTCATTCACCTCTGACGTTAGTAATGCTGATGAAATAGCTGCTGCATTTGGTGAGACGGAAGTAGAACAGGAGTTCAAAGGTGACGTAACTGAATGTATCAAGCTAAACGGGTCGTTATATGCTAAATCAGACCCTGTTGTTAACAGCAACACTACCTATCCATGCCCTGCTCAGGGGTGTAACCGTCTGTTCGATCGGGTAAGGGCATTAAACAAGCACGCGCGGAAAGCCCACCCGATGGACGTAAATGTACAGCAGCACATCATGGCGTGGAATAAAGGCAAGTGCCGGTTCTGCCTGAGAAAGTTCTCCAACGCCAGGCATTTTATagaccatttaaagagacacatCTACCCCAAGGTTTACTGTTGTCCGCAGCAAGGCTGCACTGAAAGCTTCAAGTTTGCATTGCAGCTCTCAGAGCACAAGGCAAGCCACACTACCTTCAAAGTTCAGTGCGACTTTGCGAACTGCACtgaagtttttgaaaaaatctcgCTCCTTCACGAGCATGAAGCTCTGCACTATGAACAGACTGATGGAGAGGGCGGCACGCCATTACCCAACGAGAAGCCTGTAGGCTTTATTCCAACGGACAGCGTTCCACAGCTGGACTCTGCAGGTAATCAGCAGCTTATGGCTTCCAGTAAAAAAGCAAAGACTAAAAGAGCGGTGTCTAAAAAAAGAGAGCGTAaaaaagcagaaaacaaacaaacaaagactGAAAAAGCAGAGACTATACAAACCGAGAGTAAAAAGACAGAGACTATTCCAAGGGAGACTAAAAAATTAAAGCATGTTCCGGAAGAAATGGCAGATTTACCAGTTCCCATCTGGAAATCAAGGAAGGATGTCATCGAACCAAAGACTTATAAACAGACTGAGAAAAAAATTAACGGGGAGGTGCAAATAAATGAGCAGGCCTTTGAAACTAGTCATGATATTTCTGAAACAAGTATTAATTTGGATATGGTTCAGGAGACCCCACCCGCTTCCCTTGCAGTGGTTTCCAGTGGTTGCACTGTGCAGGAACAGACTGTTGCTCAAGTCGGTGAGTCTTTACCTACGGAGAATAGAACAGAAACCGACACCAACAGAACATTGGAATCGAACACAGCAGAAGATTCTGAGCTAACGAGCACTGCAAATGATGAACCTTCAGTTCTTCCAAAACCAAATCCAGTGAATAAATCCTTGCCCTTGTTTAGCGGGCATCCTTTTAGAAGGCCACTGCCTTCAAGTTATCTAGATGAACAGTACATTAGCATGCCAAAACGTAGAAAAAGCAACCAGGATCACAAAGTTGAGGTCCGCAAGGTTCCTGACACCCCGCCAGAGAAACTGAGGTGTGGAAAGTGTTTGACGAACTATGGTAACTCGGAGGAACTTAAACAGCATCTAGCACAAAAGAAATGTCAGTCGTATTTTGGGTTTGACTCAGATGATGAAA
- the ZNF654 gene encoding zinc finger protein 654 isoform X3 codes for MSLFELLLFFGKDEFYETPLKDILGSVQECHDLLLHYDNTDLRLAVCVIKDGGPWEDPVLQAILKGKTEPEDIVDRYLMSENELFFEFRVRYLIALERISEAVALITTCLSHPEVSKNLYYHQAYFTCLYMTKLTDKLLPEHVLRIDPSDGVKIICSIEKEGKTALAMQLTEAFLVTQLQTGKMYSVWELVFIWSKLQLKTNPSQEAFVEQCYNMLRIAANVKVIFPFMKVIRDEVGEAGVQLSVELCGCALQLDLHDDNEAKCLIYKAVAHLFPTDLEICRICALSVFFLQRTVESYRDVERLYKCSDEDYNEFNSCVENRVRFELLPILKRGLLFDPEFWNFEMIQQNCIQLLGNNADSLLAVTEPSNNMNQAFGDKAGTDTMSPKPLDNVVQQTLPLEDSIMGLRNGILKHKEASHKLKLLINSKENHVVQGSYKNEHNVPWHPCILCKKEFLGGHIFRHAQTHQEGGVFTCVLCARKFRNKINMLRHLKFHLKKLQRQHMTNLSADSAGSPIESYSDNSQVNLSEESWLTLQNGNTSISSNEGLTTDDLEEPAKEFVTPGKNQHKDRKLEHLNHSVATQTSFTSDVSNADEIAAAFGETEVEQEFKGDVTECIKLNGSLYAKSDPVVNSNTTYPCPAQGCNRLFDRVRALNKHARKAHPMDVNVQQHIMAWNKGKCRFCLRKFSNARHFIDHLKRHIYPKVYCCPQQGCTESFKFALQLSEHKASHTTFKVQCDFANCTEVFEKISLLHEHEALHYEQTDGEGGTPLPNEKPVGFIPTDSVPQLDSAGNQQLMASSKKAKTKRAVSKKRERKKAENKQTKTEKAETIQTESKKTETIPRETKKLKHVPEEMADLPVPIWKSRKDVIEPKTYKQTEKKINGEVQINEQAFETSHDISETSINLDMVQETPPASLAVVSSGCTVQEQTVAQVGESLPTENRTETDTNRTLESNTAEDSELTSTANDEPSVLPKPNPVNKSLPLFSGHPFRRPLPSSYLDEQYISMPKRRKSNQDHKVEVRKVPDTPPEKLRCGKCLTNYGNSEELKQHLAQKKCQSYFGFDSDDESAW; via the exons AT GAGTCTCTTTGAATTGCTGCTGTTTTTTGGAAAAGATGAGTTTTATGAAACTCCTTTGAAGGACATTCTTGGTTCAGTCCAG GAATGCCATGACCTTCTATTGCACTATGATAACACAGACCTGCGACTGGCCGTGTGTGTCATAAAGGATGGAGGCCCCTGGGAGGATCCCGTATTACAAGCTATTCTCAAAGGAAAAACTGAACCTGAAGACATCG TGGACAGATACCTGATGTCTGAGAATGAGCTGTTCTTTGAATTCAGAGTGAGGTACCTCATTGCACTGGAGCGCATTTCCGAGGCTGTTGCTCTGATCACCACCTGCCTGAGCCATCCTGAAGTCAGCAAAAACCTCTATTACCATCAGGCCTACTTCACGTGCTTGTATATGACTAAGCTAACAGACAAGTTGCTTcctgag CACGTGCTGAGAATAGACCCCAGCGACGGTGTGAAAATCATCTGCAGCattgaaaaagaaggaaaaacagCCTTAGCCATGCAGCTGACTGAGGCTTTTCTGGTTACACAGCTGCAAACTGGAAAAATGTATAGTGTTTG GGAACTGGTTTTTATTTGGAGCAAGCTTCAATTAAAGACGAACCCCTCACAGGAAGCATTTGTTGAACAATGCTACAACATGCTGAGGATCGCTGCCAATGTTAAAGTTATATTTCCCTTCATGAAAGTCATCAGGGATGAG gttggTGAAGCCGGAGTTCAGCTTTCTGTGGAGCTGTGTGGATGTGCGCTACAACTGGATCTCCACGATGATAATGAAGCGAAATGTCTTATTTATAAAGCTGTCGCTCACCTTTTCCCCACCGACTTGGAGATCTGCAGAATCTGCGCTCTGTCTGTATTCTTTCTCCAGCGGACTGTAGAGTCCTACAGGGATGTGGAACGTTTGTACAAATGCTCCGATGAGGATTACAACGAGTTTAACAGCTGTGTGGAGAACCGGGTACGCTTCGAATTGCTTCCAATCCTCAAGAGGGGCTTATTGTTTGATCCAGAATTCTGGAACTTCGAGATGATCCAGCAGAACTGCATTCAACTGCTTGGCAATAACGCTGACTCGCTTTTAGCTGTAACAGAACCTTCAAACAACATGAACCAAGCATTTGGGGATAAGGCTGGCACGGATACAATGTCTCCAAAACCCTTGGACAATGTGGTCCAACAAACGTTGCCTCTGGAGGACTCTATCATGGGGTTACGTAATGGAATATTAAAGCACAAAGAAGCTAGCCACAAGCTGAAACTTCTTATCAATTCTAAGGAAAATCATGTAGTGCAAGGATCCTATAAGAACGAGCATAATGTTCCCTGGCATCCCTGTATATTGTGTAAGAAAGAGTTTTTGGGTGGTCACATATTTAGGCATGCCCAGACCCACCAGGAAGGAGGCGTCTTTACATGTGTCTTGTGTGCTCGGAAGTTCAGGAACAAAATCAACATGCTTCGACATTTAAAGTTCCACCTAAAGAAACTGCAAAGGCAACATATGACAAATTTGTCTGCAGATTCCGCAGGCAGTCCCATAGAGTCGTATTCAGATAACAGCCAGGTTAACTTGTCCGAGGAGTCCTGGCTGACTTTACAAAATGGAAACACTAGTATTTCTAGCAATGAAGGATTAACCACAGATGACCTCGAAGAGCCTGCTAAGGAATTTGTCACTCCTGGTAAAAACCAACATAAGGACCGTAAACTAGAACATTTAAATCACTCGGTAGCTACCCAGACGTCATTCACCTCTGACGTTAGTAATGCTGATGAAATAGCTGCTGCATTTGGTGAGACGGAAGTAGAACAGGAGTTCAAAGGTGACGTAACTGAATGTATCAAGCTAAACGGGTCGTTATATGCTAAATCAGACCCTGTTGTTAACAGCAACACTACCTATCCATGCCCTGCTCAGGGGTGTAACCGTCTGTTCGATCGGGTAAGGGCATTAAACAAGCACGCGCGGAAAGCCCACCCGATGGACGTAAATGTACAGCAGCACATCATGGCGTGGAATAAAGGCAAGTGCCGGTTCTGCCTGAGAAAGTTCTCCAACGCCAGGCATTTTATagaccatttaaagagacacatCTACCCCAAGGTTTACTGTTGTCCGCAGCAAGGCTGCACTGAAAGCTTCAAGTTTGCATTGCAGCTCTCAGAGCACAAGGCAAGCCACACTACCTTCAAAGTTCAGTGCGACTTTGCGAACTGCACtgaagtttttgaaaaaatctcgCTCCTTCACGAGCATGAAGCTCTGCACTATGAACAGACTGATGGAGAGGGCGGCACGCCATTACCCAACGAGAAGCCTGTAGGCTTTATTCCAACGGACAGCGTTCCACAGCTGGACTCTGCAGGTAATCAGCAGCTTATGGCTTCCAGTAAAAAAGCAAAGACTAAAAGAGCGGTGTCTAAAAAAAGAGAGCGTAaaaaagcagaaaacaaacaaacaaagactGAAAAAGCAGAGACTATACAAACCGAGAGTAAAAAGACAGAGACTATTCCAAGGGAGACTAAAAAATTAAAGCATGTTCCGGAAGAAATGGCAGATTTACCAGTTCCCATCTGGAAATCAAGGAAGGATGTCATCGAACCAAAGACTTATAAACAGACTGAGAAAAAAATTAACGGGGAGGTGCAAATAAATGAGCAGGCCTTTGAAACTAGTCATGATATTTCTGAAACAAGTATTAATTTGGATATGGTTCAGGAGACCCCACCCGCTTCCCTTGCAGTGGTTTCCAGTGGTTGCACTGTGCAGGAACAGACTGTTGCTCAAGTCGGTGAGTCTTTACCTACGGAGAATAGAACAGAAACCGACACCAACAGAACATTGGAATCGAACACAGCAGAAGATTCTGAGCTAACGAGCACTGCAAATGATGAACCTTCAGTTCTTCCAAAACCAAATCCAGTGAATAAATCCTTGCCCTTGTTTAGCGGGCATCCTTTTAGAAGGCCACTGCCTTCAAGTTATCTAGATGAACAGTACATTAGCATGCCAAAACGTAGAAAAAGCAACCAGGATCACAAAGTTGAGGTCCGCAAGGTTCCTGACACCCCGCCAGAGAAACTGAGGTGTGGAAAGTGTTTGACGAACTATGGTAACTCGGAGGAACTTAAACAGCATCTAGCACAAAAGAAATGTCAGTCGTATTTTGGGTTTGACTCAGATGATGAAA
- the ZNF654 gene encoding zinc finger protein 654 isoform X1: MAEDESDQELERLVEELEAIVEEELAGIEVRELRSREYCRRFCEIVEEYTARWHIPLPQLQVLQTALCCFTSASVSFPDECEHVQYVLSRLALSLFELLLFFGKDEFYETPLKDILGSVQECHDLLLHYDNTDLRLAVCVIKDGGPWEDPVLQAILKGKTEPEDIVDRYLMSENELFFEFRVRYLIALERISEAVALITTCLSHPEVSKNLYYHQAYFTCLYMTKLTDKLLPEHVLRIDPSDGVKIICSIEKEGKTALAMQLTEAFLVTQLQTGKMYSVWELVFIWSKLQLKTNPSQEAFVEQCYNMLRIAANVKVIFPFMKVIRDEVGEAGVQLSVELCGCALQLDLHDDNEAKCLIYKAVAHLFPTDLEICRICALSVFFLQRTVESYRDVERLYKCSDEDYNEFNSCVENRVRFELLPILKRGLLFDPEFWNFEMIQQNCIQLLGNNADSLLAVTEPSNNMNQAFGDKAGTDTMSPKPLDNVVQQTLPLEDSIMGLRNGILKHKEASHKLKLLINSKENHVVQGSYKNEHNVPWHPCILCKKEFLGGHIFRHAQTHQEGGVFTCVLCARKFRNKINMLRHLKFHLKKLQRQHMTNLSADSAGSPIESYSDNSQVNLSEESWLTLQNGNTSISSNEGLTTDDLEEPAKEFVTPGKNQHKDRKLEHLNHSVATQTSFTSDVSNADEIAAAFGETEVEQEFKGDVTECIKLNGSLYAKSDPVVNSNTTYPCPAQGCNRLFDRVRALNKHARKAHPMDVNVQQHIMAWNKGKCRFCLRKFSNARHFIDHLKRHIYPKVYCCPQQGCTESFKFALQLSEHKASHTTFKVQCDFANCTEVFEKISLLHEHEALHYEQTDGEGGTPLPNEKPVGFIPTDSVPQLDSAGNQQLMASSKKAKTKRAVSKKRERKKAENKQTKTEKAETIQTESKKTETIPRETKKLKHVPEEMADLPVPIWKSRKDVIEPKTYKQTEKKINGEVQINEQAFETSHDISETSINLDMVQETPPASLAVVSSGCTVQEQTVAQVGESLPTENRTETDTNRTLESNTAEDSELTSTANDEPSVLPKPNPVNKSLPLFSGHPFRRPLPSSYLDEQYISMPKRRKSNQDHKVEVRKVPDTPPEKLRCGKCLTNYGNSEELKQHLAQKKCQSYFGFDSDDESAW; the protein is encoded by the exons ATTGTAGAAGAATATACTGCCCGGTGGCACATACCATTACCACAGCTGCAAGTCCTACAAACCGCGCTGTGCTGCTTCACCTCCGCCAGCGTGTCCTTCCCGGATGAATGTGAGCACGTTCAGTATGTTTTGAGTAGACTAGCTTT GAGTCTCTTTGAATTGCTGCTGTTTTTTGGAAAAGATGAGTTTTATGAAACTCCTTTGAAGGACATTCTTGGTTCAGTCCAG GAATGCCATGACCTTCTATTGCACTATGATAACACAGACCTGCGACTGGCCGTGTGTGTCATAAAGGATGGAGGCCCCTGGGAGGATCCCGTATTACAAGCTATTCTCAAAGGAAAAACTGAACCTGAAGACATCG TGGACAGATACCTGATGTCTGAGAATGAGCTGTTCTTTGAATTCAGAGTGAGGTACCTCATTGCACTGGAGCGCATTTCCGAGGCTGTTGCTCTGATCACCACCTGCCTGAGCCATCCTGAAGTCAGCAAAAACCTCTATTACCATCAGGCCTACTTCACGTGCTTGTATATGACTAAGCTAACAGACAAGTTGCTTcctgag CACGTGCTGAGAATAGACCCCAGCGACGGTGTGAAAATCATCTGCAGCattgaaaaagaaggaaaaacagCCTTAGCCATGCAGCTGACTGAGGCTTTTCTGGTTACACAGCTGCAAACTGGAAAAATGTATAGTGTTTG GGAACTGGTTTTTATTTGGAGCAAGCTTCAATTAAAGACGAACCCCTCACAGGAAGCATTTGTTGAACAATGCTACAACATGCTGAGGATCGCTGCCAATGTTAAAGTTATATTTCCCTTCATGAAAGTCATCAGGGATGAG gttggTGAAGCCGGAGTTCAGCTTTCTGTGGAGCTGTGTGGATGTGCGCTACAACTGGATCTCCACGATGATAATGAAGCGAAATGTCTTATTTATAAAGCTGTCGCTCACCTTTTCCCCACCGACTTGGAGATCTGCAGAATCTGCGCTCTGTCTGTATTCTTTCTCCAGCGGACTGTAGAGTCCTACAGGGATGTGGAACGTTTGTACAAATGCTCCGATGAGGATTACAACGAGTTTAACAGCTGTGTGGAGAACCGGGTACGCTTCGAATTGCTTCCAATCCTCAAGAGGGGCTTATTGTTTGATCCAGAATTCTGGAACTTCGAGATGATCCAGCAGAACTGCATTCAACTGCTTGGCAATAACGCTGACTCGCTTTTAGCTGTAACAGAACCTTCAAACAACATGAACCAAGCATTTGGGGATAAGGCTGGCACGGATACAATGTCTCCAAAACCCTTGGACAATGTGGTCCAACAAACGTTGCCTCTGGAGGACTCTATCATGGGGTTACGTAATGGAATATTAAAGCACAAAGAAGCTAGCCACAAGCTGAAACTTCTTATCAATTCTAAGGAAAATCATGTAGTGCAAGGATCCTATAAGAACGAGCATAATGTTCCCTGGCATCCCTGTATATTGTGTAAGAAAGAGTTTTTGGGTGGTCACATATTTAGGCATGCCCAGACCCACCAGGAAGGAGGCGTCTTTACATGTGTCTTGTGTGCTCGGAAGTTCAGGAACAAAATCAACATGCTTCGACATTTAAAGTTCCACCTAAAGAAACTGCAAAGGCAACATATGACAAATTTGTCTGCAGATTCCGCAGGCAGTCCCATAGAGTCGTATTCAGATAACAGCCAGGTTAACTTGTCCGAGGAGTCCTGGCTGACTTTACAAAATGGAAACACTAGTATTTCTAGCAATGAAGGATTAACCACAGATGACCTCGAAGAGCCTGCTAAGGAATTTGTCACTCCTGGTAAAAACCAACATAAGGACCGTAAACTAGAACATTTAAATCACTCGGTAGCTACCCAGACGTCATTCACCTCTGACGTTAGTAATGCTGATGAAATAGCTGCTGCATTTGGTGAGACGGAAGTAGAACAGGAGTTCAAAGGTGACGTAACTGAATGTATCAAGCTAAACGGGTCGTTATATGCTAAATCAGACCCTGTTGTTAACAGCAACACTACCTATCCATGCCCTGCTCAGGGGTGTAACCGTCTGTTCGATCGGGTAAGGGCATTAAACAAGCACGCGCGGAAAGCCCACCCGATGGACGTAAATGTACAGCAGCACATCATGGCGTGGAATAAAGGCAAGTGCCGGTTCTGCCTGAGAAAGTTCTCCAACGCCAGGCATTTTATagaccatttaaagagacacatCTACCCCAAGGTTTACTGTTGTCCGCAGCAAGGCTGCACTGAAAGCTTCAAGTTTGCATTGCAGCTCTCAGAGCACAAGGCAAGCCACACTACCTTCAAAGTTCAGTGCGACTTTGCGAACTGCACtgaagtttttgaaaaaatctcgCTCCTTCACGAGCATGAAGCTCTGCACTATGAACAGACTGATGGAGAGGGCGGCACGCCATTACCCAACGAGAAGCCTGTAGGCTTTATTCCAACGGACAGCGTTCCACAGCTGGACTCTGCAGGTAATCAGCAGCTTATGGCTTCCAGTAAAAAAGCAAAGACTAAAAGAGCGGTGTCTAAAAAAAGAGAGCGTAaaaaagcagaaaacaaacaaacaaagactGAAAAAGCAGAGACTATACAAACCGAGAGTAAAAAGACAGAGACTATTCCAAGGGAGACTAAAAAATTAAAGCATGTTCCGGAAGAAATGGCAGATTTACCAGTTCCCATCTGGAAATCAAGGAAGGATGTCATCGAACCAAAGACTTATAAACAGACTGAGAAAAAAATTAACGGGGAGGTGCAAATAAATGAGCAGGCCTTTGAAACTAGTCATGATATTTCTGAAACAAGTATTAATTTGGATATGGTTCAGGAGACCCCACCCGCTTCCCTTGCAGTGGTTTCCAGTGGTTGCACTGTGCAGGAACAGACTGTTGCTCAAGTCGGTGAGTCTTTACCTACGGAGAATAGAACAGAAACCGACACCAACAGAACATTGGAATCGAACACAGCAGAAGATTCTGAGCTAACGAGCACTGCAAATGATGAACCTTCAGTTCTTCCAAAACCAAATCCAGTGAATAAATCCTTGCCCTTGTTTAGCGGGCATCCTTTTAGAAGGCCACTGCCTTCAAGTTATCTAGATGAACAGTACATTAGCATGCCAAAACGTAGAAAAAGCAACCAGGATCACAAAGTTGAGGTCCGCAAGGTTCCTGACACCCCGCCAGAGAAACTGAGGTGTGGAAAGTGTTTGACGAACTATGGTAACTCGGAGGAACTTAAACAGCATCTAGCACAAAAGAAATGTCAGTCGTATTTTGGGTTTGACTCAGATGATGAAA